CTACCCAGTTCAAGGGGCTGTTGGGATAACGTGTGTAAAGTGCTCAGCACGAGGCCTAATATAGTGTGACTTAGCTGTCGTGATAATCGTCACCAACCTGCATTATCAAGTGCTCACTCTGTGCGAGGGACTGTGGGAGATACAAGACGTCTGAGCCACTTTGGCTTTCGGGAACTTGCCCTTTGCAAGAGGAATAACTTAAGCTTACCAATACTGTAATACAAGGCAGGAGGTGATAAATACCATAAAAATGGTATCAAATGGCATTGCAGAAGTTCCCAGGGAGGAGGGAAAATTTACACCTGAGAGTGTTagggaggaggtggcatttgaactGGTCTTGAAGGAGGCTCAAATTGACAGCCTGTAGATGATGAGGCATTCCATGCAGAGGGAGCAGTAAGTGCAAGAAAATGTGGAGTATGTGGAGACAGTGAGGAAGGCACCGGCTGTGGTCAGCGTGGTGCTCAATGGCCATGGCAGGAGGTCTGGGAGGTCTCAGGATTGCTAACTTCGTTTGGAGACAGGCAGTACTTTTACCTGTTCCTAGAACGCTTCCTCAGTCAGGCTTCCCTAACTCTCCCCATCAGGTAtggttcactttttttctttcacttgcaTGGTTTTTTAAACTTCTCCTTTGTGGCATTTACATCTGTACTCTTCACCGCTACATCCCAGGTTGACCCATGGTAGCcacattagaaaagaaagaagcccCTGTTCTCTGGGAGGGAGcactggaggcaggaggaggctcACCCCTTGTAGAAGGCTGTGGGGCCCTCCTGGGCCACCATCTTTATCATACAGTCGAGGGGGCTGAGGTACTGGCCTGGAGGTGAGTTCATATACCGGGTCTTCACCACATCCACCGGGGAGGCCACCACTGTGGCACAGAAGCCGGCTCCAAAGGCAGAGGCAAAGTGGCAGGGGAAGTTGTCTGCATAGGAAAGATGAGCAAATATCAAGGAGTGCGTTTGTGTTCTGTCCATATGTATGCACTGTTTGTCCCCACCTCAACCATGAACTCCCTGAGGATATTTTCCGTATCTGACAGTATTTTCTGTATCTCTCACAGTGCCCTGGGCTAAGCTCTTGGTAAGTACTGGCAAACTAGGCCTGGGCTGACCCAGAGGTGGGAAGTCATGCAGGCtgtttgaggaaactgaagtcagAGAAGGTGAGAGATCCTTGCTTAAAGCTACATAGTGAGATGTGGTGCTGGGACTGGAACCCAAGtctccagcctcccagcctaGGGGTCTTTCCTGCTTGTCACCACAATGTACCAGGCACTCTTTACTAGGCACTGCTTCTCTCTCTGCTCCTTCTAAAACCCAGTTGCCTCTGGGTTCCCTCCCTGCTGGGGGAGGGCTGCCTGCCTGGAGCCCAGGGCCTCACCAGTGAGCAGGTGATAGTCCAGCAGCTTCTCCTTGAGGATGTCGTAGGTCACCACCTCAGCACAGTTGACGATGGCATTCCTCATGATGTTGGGCAAAGTTCCTGTTAGGAAGGCAGTGGGGACGGATGGATGGGAAATGGGAGAAATGGATGCCCTGGCTGCAAGGTCACAGGCCCCAGTTGTGGGGCTATCAGGCCCCATTCCAATGGTCGCAGCCAGAGGATCCCACCCCAGCTGTGCAGATTCCACATTTTCCTCTCTCGAGTTAACAACACTCAGATTATCCATATCTTCCTCAGAGACAGAGAACAGAGAGGCCCACTGGTGTTCACTTGGCCTCATTTTAGAGGGTAATCTGCAACAGCTGTCAAAATTAACATATGCCTCCCCGAGACCCAGCTGTAGCcaaaaaagaaagtcattcaGTGAGAGGCTGAGCTCTTGGAACAGTGACAGAATGTGGGGACAGTAGGGCCCACCCCGATTTCACAGGTAAGGGGACAAGCTCTGAAGGGTGCCCAACAAGTGACTGAAGAGCCCCCACTTAAGAGGTGTCCAGCCCTTAAACTTCACTGGGTCAGTTTCTTCTGCAAACATTTCTGCAACCTCTGGTTCACACGCGGAGAGAGTCCTGTATTCATCACAGTGGCCGCCATGTGGACACATAGGGAACCCTCCAGCTTTGCTCCCAAGGGAGCGCGTCCTCATTGCATCTCCCTGCGCCCACTCCTCACAGCTGTGCATTTCTGATGCTCCTCTTGTTCCTCCGGGCCCTGCTTGAGGGCCCCTCCCCTTCCATCTCCACACACCTAGAGCCTGTTCGGTCTTCCAGGCCCAGCTTAGGTGTCACCTTCTCTGCAGAGCCCGCCTCTGGAGCTCCACCTCTGGGGCAACCCCTACCACATCCTGCCAGTGGTGTAGCTGCATCTTGACTTATCTCCTTCGCTGTCCTCACGCCCTGGGTGTGTGAAGGTGTCTTAAATTCATTTCTGTCTCCCTCACAGCAGCCTGCACATGGCAAAGGGCTGGTAAAATGAACTGAGTTTGAGGGGCTGTGGCAGGCCAGCGAAGTATCTTTGGTTGTGATGTTCTTTCAGAATCACTGGAACATGCCATGCTGGGAGCCCCTCCTTGCTGGGGTCCCTGCCCCAGCCTGAGGGGAGGGAAAGCTCTGCCTAAGGCCGCTTGTGCCCGGAGTCCAGACCTACCTTTCCACAGGCCCCTGACTCCTTCCTCCCTGGCGATGGTTCTGTAGGCATCCATAGTCCCGCTGTATTTTCTGTCGCTCCCAGACGACCCGAGGTGTATGCTGGCCTGAAATCGGACCTTCACCACatctgtgggctgggcacaggtcACTGCCATGGCTCCCGTGGTGCAGCCGGCCAAAATCCGGGTAGCGAGGCTGGAGCCTGGAAGGGGCAGAGAGAGTGGGCCAGTACCCCCTACTAAGCAGCTCTCTGGGACATGCTGTTCTCTGCGGGGCTGCCCCTGCAGCTTCCTTGATGTCCACTCAGAGCCTCCTCATGAGCATTCGGTACCATCTTCCCCCCCGcccctggctctgcctctgaaTCTAGACTTCCCTGGTCTCTTGACCCACAGACGTTCGGCCACCCCTTTGGTGTTCAGGGACCTGGTCACTCACTGTCCGCGCCTTGGGGGGTGTAGACCTGCTTGACAGAGTCATAGAGGCCGATGCGGATGGAGGCGAAGCTCATCTGGCGCTGCAGGCCGGCCACCAGCCCATTGTAGGGGCTGCAGAGACCCTCGGTCCGCACCATGGTCAGGATGGTGCCCAGCACGCCGCGGTACTGCACAAGCCGGGCCGTCTGGGCCACCGGGTTCTCCCCCTGGATCTGAGGGACAATAGCCGGGGGCGAGGACTCAGATGGGAGGGCAAGAAGGGGCTGCGTGCACAGGAACCCTGCTGGGGCTGGGCCTGCCTGGGCTGGGCCTGAGAACAACCGTGCTGGTCACAGCCTTCACATCACAGTAGAAATCACTGGTGTCTGGGCAGGATTTTACCGTTCACAAAGCAGTGTTATACACACGGCTTGATGTTTGATACTCACAGTAAATCAGAGGGACAGattgtctttccattttataagtgCTTTGtggcttgcccaagatcacacagttaatTCCTTACTTTTACCGCACACTGTGTGCTTTACGAAGTAGGGCCTAGCCCATAAAGGGCCCTGTCGCATTATGCAaagaatttagatttttttgtctTGGTGGATGGTGATGAGAGGAGGCAAGGAAGGGTCCTAAGCAGTGGAGTGAGAGTCTTCGTCAGGGTTCTGAGTGAGGAAGGGCATGTGGGCACACGTCATGGGGGCTATGGGGGAGAACTAGCCCCTCCTTCCATGTGATCAATGACCCTTGGCCAAAGGGCACCTACCTGCAGGCGGACCTTGGCTGTGTCCAGTGGAAAGGTAAGGAGGTCAGCAAAACAGGCTGCTGTGCCTGCCCCCAGGAACTTCACAGCCATGGTGGGAGGCACGTCTGAAGGCTTCAGTCCAACCATGGTCCTGGAAGGCTCTGCCCAGTCTCTTTAGGGCCGAGAGGAGGTCCAAGGAGAGAGGCTGCTCCACAGCCCtgggcttcagtgcagtggtgaggCTGCAGGAGACAGGCCAGAGGAGGCTGACGGAGTGATGTCTGGCCTGGCCCCCAGGTGCTCCTCAGCATCCAGGAGGGGCTTTAGAAAGGGAGAAGCCTGGGTGGTGCCATACTTAAGCTGCATGAATTTGGCCTATAAAAACAGGTCATGTTCCCATCCCTCGGATTTTGCAATCCTCCTCTtgaccctctccctcccctccttacCATGGGTAGGCAGAGCTGACAGTGGTATCTGCACTGtgtacatgaggaaactgaggctcaggcacCTGTTCTCCCCAATATcaaactgcttctttttttttttttttttgagacaggttctcgcttTGTtacctgggttggagtgcagtggtacaatccaggctcactgcagctttgacctcttggactcaagtgaccctcccaccttcagcctcctgagtagctgggactataggcgtgcatcaccatactcagctaattttttattttttgtagagatgggggtctctctatgttgcctattctggtctcgaactcctggcctcagcctgatCACTTGACAAGAGGGGCAGTTCTTAGCCACTCATGGGAAATGGAATGGACGGGCGTAGACTCAGGTCAAAAGCCCATCTTGGGGTCAGGGCTCTAGAACTTTCAGTAGTCAAGCTCGGGGAGGAGGGGAAGCCACAGTGGTGGGCACATATAGGAGCTGCCCTGAGGCCAGCACTCCCCAATCTTCTTCCCAATTCACTCCAGCCTCCCCTACACCCCTAGCAGCCGGCAGCCTTTTGCCACTGGCCAGTGGAGGAAGAAGTCAAAAGTGGAATCCTCATTTCTGTAGCTCTGCTGGGGCTCCTGAGGGATGGGATGTTCTAGTCTGCATGGTCCATTAATGTTTGCTGGTTGCTTCTTGCACTGGATACCGTGCTGAGGGCTTTACAGACACTGACTGAGTCGATCCTTTATAAGGCTACAAgtagttgctattattattccccATTTCATAAACCAGGGACCTAAGGCTTCCAGGGCTTTAGCTAGTCATACAGCTGAAGTGCTGGCGCTAAGATTGGTGTCCATGCTTGTCTGACATCTGAAGCTGTGCCTGTTTCACTGCCCAGAGAGTCTCAGACTTCAGGGAGAGCCGAAGATCCCTTGAGCTGCTTGTttacagagtagattctcagccCTCAGCCCCAGAGATCCTGAtttaggtctggggtggggcctaggAATCTGCATTAGGAAAACTCCCCATGGTAGCTCTGAAGCGGGGGAAGAGGACCCCATTTTGAGACATCCTACCCAATACCAGTTGCCTCCCCAACTCCAACCCACCCTCCCGGCAAAGCCTTCACAGCAGCCCACTGAAGAAGCCATCTAGGCGGAGAGACCATGGGCTCTGGAAAGCTCCCAGTAAATGACCTGGACCAGCCTCAGGTCAGAAGTGCCCCTGTCATCCCTACTCAGGAAGAGGCCCCAGGGTCTTCATGGAAAGAAAGGGACTTATGCTCTGGAGGAATCGCAGAGATTCTGGGGCAGGCAAAGAAGAAAGCCACTTCCTGTCTATGGGGATTGGCAAAATCCCACCAGAGGCAGCCAGCAAGGCAAACGGGGTATGAGTCTTGAGTGAGTGACACGGGTGttgggttcaagtcccagcccTGCCACAGTACCCTCATCAGGGCTGCAGCTTCCTTTTTATAAGGTGGGGGCTGGACTGAATATCAGGTCTGACATGCTACAGCTAGTGAGCCCTGACTGCTCGGGGCTGCTCACTGAAAGCCTCCAATGAAAGGGAGaacaggagaagggagagggacaggggaagggatgagggaggagaaaggggtCTTACCTGTGAGTCCTGCCAGGGCAGGGGCAGCACAGGGGCTCCCTATGGCTCCATCCCACGGCGTGGCAGCAGGGATCGGATGGCCCCTCCTTGTCATTCACTGTTGTCTCTGCTGCTTCTGGCTTGGCACTGGTCTTATACATACGGGCTGACCTGAAACCTTATCCTAGAGAAGCCGGTTGACTGCCTGATCACTTGACAAGCGGCTGGCTGGTGAGGGCAGTGAGGTGAGAGGGGAGGTGAGTGAGTTCCACATCTGGTTCAGTCCTCTTACTTGGGGTGCTTTAATATAGCTCCTTTAAACTGTGGACGCTTTCTTGGTGACAAGGGTGTATGGGGGGGTGGACCTGCTGCCACTTTTGAGTCCAAAGGTCAAGGCCTCCCACGATAGGCTGGGCATAGCTCTCCCAGGCctcataataataatgataactgtCATTTCTTCGTGCCCACTATgtgctaaatattttacatacattactactattttccacaatcctatgagataggtactattagaattctaattttttttacttttttttttttttggtaatttaaaaatttttagtagagacgaggtctcactgtgttccccaggctggtcttgaactcctgagctcaagtcatcctcctgcctcagcctggcaaagtgttgggattacaggtgtgagccactgcacctggcctaattttgttttttaattacagaTTTATTGATATAGAATTCACATACTCTACAATTCATCTGTTTCAAGTGCACAATttaaatggtttttagtatattctgagttgtgcaaccatcaacaCAAtctattttagaacattttcatcaccctccTGCCCTGGAAAAACTCCATACACATTAGTAGTCactccccttcccccactccccagcctcaggcaaccactaatcaatctactttctgtctctataaatttgcctgttctgaacacttcctagaaatggaatcatCCACTATGTGCTtgtttgtgactggcttcttttacttagtataGTAAtgctttcaaagttcatccatgttggagCCTGcttcagtatttcatttctttttagtgctgggGATCCTAAAATCTTACCACTTATTTTACTGCGGAGGAAATGGAATCTCAGGGAGGTCATGTAGCCAGCATATGGCAGGGCCTGACTCCAGCCTGTAAACTCTAAGGCATTTTGGGCTTATCTACTATGACCACCATTTTCTCTGACATGACACTTGGAAGCTTTAGCAGGGACACTGCTGGAGCCGAGGGAGCTGGGGCGGGGTGGAAGGGTGCCCCACAGAAGCTACTGGAGGCTCCATCTTTGGGCACTTAGAGTAAGGGCTGGGCATAGCTGAATCGGGCCCCAGGTgatgggggaaggggagaagaggaagagaagggaggggaggagtgagaagcagaagggagggaaggagagtgaGTTGATTGGGTAGGGCAGAGGAGGAGTAGGCGGAAGTCTTTTCTGGACTTGGGCACACAGCCAGGGTCACAGGGCAGGTGGTCAGAGGTACGGACGCTCAAGTGCAAAGCTTGGGCTGTACCTGTCCTCTTCCTTGGACCAGGCTCTGACCTTAATGTCAGCAGAATAAGCAGCTGCAttagtgttaagagggaagtgGCTGTCAGGGCTGCTGAGATTAGGAAGGCTTAGGAAGTAGGTTCTGAGCTCTATCTGTAATTGCTAGCCTGGAGGTGGTGGAGTAAATTGCAGGGAGTCTGTGGGGGAAGAATAGAGTAGAAGCCCAAACCAGGAGGCAGCAGGCTCTGGAGAAACCCAGGGGGAGGGAGGGCCAAGCTCTCTTTGGCTTGGGAGCTTGAGAGCAGGACCAGGTCTGCCTGCTTTGGCTCCATGTCCAGAGGCCAGCCCATGCTAGAAGTCCCAAAGCTGCCTGCTATGGGTTGGGAAGAGAGGCAGCCACTGGCTCGTGCTGGTGGTGGGAACACCTATCTCATGCCTTAATCCATGCCACATGCCTGGTCAAGTCATTTACCTCAGAGTTGGCACTGGGAAGATTCAGCTTCCAGGGCTAAGATATTGATAAATAACACACTGTTTTGAAGTGGAGATGGGAGGTCTCGACCCTCAGGGTCCCTTTGTGTCATCAGAGGCTGCTCTCAACCTGGAGTAGGAGCATGTCCTCCTGACCCCGATCAGGTTGTCTGTGGGAGCTAGAGTGGGATTTGGAGGAATATTCTTTACCTGGGGCTTTCCCCCTGAGGCCTGCTCTCCGACTGCTCCTCTTTAGGTTCCCTGAGCCCCAAGGGAAGTGGGGTCCTGGGCCTTGAATGCTCTGTGCTGGTGACTTGAGAGGGAGGCTGGCCTCTGTGGTGCTGGGGAGGGGTGGGCTGGCAGGCTGGAACTTAGGAGCAGAGACAAATAGAAGGGGGAGGCCTTGTCACCAGGAAGGCGGCACCCACTCCTTCCTTGAGGTTCCCATATCACTAAGCACCCGCTGAGTGCTCCGCCTGTGGTCCGCCTGCCCCAGTGGCTGTGTGCTTGCCTCGCTACGGGTTGGGTTTGCTCCGGAGCAGAGAGTGGGTGGGGCTGACATTTCCTAAGCTTCCACTGTGTGCCAAATGTAGGCgaggcactttaaaaaatgtcatctcatttgatcttcGTCACAACCCCATGAAGCTGGAGtgattatctctgttttacacaTGAGGCCACAGCGAGACTGGTCTCTCTCTCCAGC
Above is a genomic segment from Chlorocebus sabaeus isolate Y175 chromosome 1, mChlSab1.0.hap1, whole genome shotgun sequence containing:
- the UCP3 gene encoding putative mitochondrial transporter UCP3; the encoded protein is MVGLKPSDVPPTMAVKFLGAGTAACFADLLTFPLDTAKVRLQIQGENPVAQTARLVQYRGVLGTILTMVRTEGLCSPYNGLVAGLQRQMSFASIRIGLYDSVKQVYTPQGADSSSLATRILAGCTTGAMAVTCAQPTDVVKVRFQASIHLGSSGSDRKYSGTMDAYRTIAREEGVRGLWKGTLPNIMRNAIVNCAEVVTYDILKEKLLDYHLLTDNFPCHFASAFGAGFCATVVASPVDVVKTRYMNSPPGQYLSPLDCMIKMVAQEGPTAFYKGFTPSFLRLGSWNVVMFVTYEQLKRALMKVQMLRESPF